In Salmo trutta chromosome 28, fSalTru1.1, whole genome shotgun sequence, one DNA window encodes the following:
- the LOC115166219 gene encoding zinc finger BED domain-containing protein 4 isoform X3, producing the protein MSKTVLREKQQLLGLPQHSLILDVETRWNSLYLMIERFMEQYPAIQAAALDPRLRKAMTKDSLDRLKDEDFHKAGEFAQLMRILYTSSLCVSCDKNATCGQIKPILQKLEVHFTVKHEDTMFVATIKEKVW; encoded by the exons ATGTCCAAAACAGTCTTGAGGGAAAAGCAGCAGCTCCTTG GCCTTCCGCAACACTCACTCATCCTTGATGTAGAGACCAGATGGAACTCGCTCTATCTAATGATAGAGAGATTCATGGAGCAGTATCCAGCGATCCAAGCAGCAGCCCTGGACCCACGGCTGCGAAAAGCAATGACCAAGGACAGCCTGGACCGTCTGAAGGACGAGGACTTCCATAAGGCTGGGGAGTTTGCCCAGCTCATGAGAATCCTCTATACATCCTCACTGTGTGTGTCATGTGACAAGAATGCCACCTGTGGACAGATCAAACCCATCCTCCAAAAACTGGAAGTGCACTTCACTGTGAAGCATGAAGATACAATGTTTGTGGCAACCATCAAAGAGAAGGTGTGGTAG